A part of Lutra lutra chromosome 2, mLutLut1.2, whole genome shotgun sequence genomic DNA contains:
- the LOC125094211 gene encoding basic proline-rich protein-like, with protein sequence MGVCGDKTRLTVLGCRLLNAGGQRVPLRTTGQQKKKTFSMVTTPAHTLPKASARTVYGAGLKCGEKPVPRVSKATHGPARPTPPRQPPPPSGGETPSQETGSEPAAPLGLGGRLGSTRALGTRSRVGVRTRLRIPRATDEALPSPPPQHERDSLRRSLRTPPSPLPPAAAASSSLRSELARAGALRGPGAAEGARAAPPPPPPPVRQGPGLYFERSAIFTSSSPSHSAASPTAQPGRRRRRYKQLEARTTERTAPRGAESAADPRRPGRTPASPRGRPAPRPSPRSRARALVLTTRPKPAAVRFRKRILSHVAVPASQVPPVRPSEDGTGARKTRPLGQSEWPRTRARRASPGSARRAVAPEGHQGAHRPRKPHDARPDVRQDPSRSCLLGVGSSGHAEPPALQPRPASPPATAARGFTAEHRPPRSSGPAGVRGARWPPDRPPHPLPLRSDELVREPAAARRPRPLRPAGPLPPSPASRGPRSPSLQTSLRPRQPAPPHPDCCLPLLGQAQAGPPPAPVHLGDITTLSRGLREENGRTRRRDHTKGGGRRGGGQRGKQALERNDTAAEPVPRNPGRQSASRATQGACQQPPEPFLPPAARGGRPGQGRPCRVTAAHPGAGGKRPGREAPPAPCGPRRRRGGPQPAGSRSSPRPAGPGSRRGGPAPSARATTRSGGPASPSRPPRGPHPQG encoded by the exons atgggtgtgtgtggggaTAAGACGCGACTGACAGTGCTCGGTTGTCGTCTGCTGAACGCGGGGGGCCAACGGGTCCCTCTACGGACGACGgggcaacagaaaaagaaaacattttcgaTGGTGACAACACCGGCGCACACGCTTCCAAAGGCGAGCGCCCGCACGGTCTACGGCGCGGGGCTTAAATGCGGGGAGAAGCCGGTGCCCCGCGTCTCGAAGGCAACACACGGCCCCGCGCGGCCGACACCTCCCCgccagccgccgccgccgtcggGGGGGGAAACGCCAAGTCAGGAAACCGGGTCAGAGCCGGCAGCTCCTCTAGGCCTCGGCGGCCGCCTCGGGTCCACTCGAGCCCTCGGCACCCGGAGTCGCGTCGGCGTCAGGACGAGGCTACGGATCCCCCGCGCTACGGACGAGGcgctcccctccccgccgccccagCATGAAAGGGACTCGCTGCGGAGAAGCCTCCGGACGCCCCCTTCTCCTCTACCTCCAGCGGCCgccgcttcctcctccctccgCTCCGAG CTCGCCCGGGCTGGAGCGCTACGGGGGCCCGGGGCCGCGGAGGGAGCCCGggcggcgccgccgccgccgccgccaccggtACGTCAGGGGCCGGGATTGTATTTCGAAAGATCCGCCATTTTCACCTCGTCATCACCATCACACTCAGCAGCTTCCCCGACCGCCCagcccggccgccgccgccgccgct ACAAGCAACTTGAGGCGAGGACGACGGAGCGCACGGCTCCCCGCGGTGCGGAGAGCGCGGCGGACCCTCGGCGCCCCGGCAGGACCCCGGCGTCCCCCCGCGGCCGCCCTGCCCCCAGACCCAGTCCGCGGTCGCGGGCCCGGGCGCTCGTGCTGACAACGCGGCCCAAACCCGCCGCGGTCCGGTTTCGAAAGCGGATTCTGAGCCATGTTGCTGTCCCTGCGTCTCAGGTCCCTCCTGTCC GTCCGTCGGAGGACGGGACCGGAGCCCGCAAGACGCGTCCGCTGGGGCAGAGCGAGTGGCCCCGCACGAGGGCTCGCAGAGCGTCCCCCGGCTCCGCCCGCCGCGCTGTGGCCCCTGAAGGGCACCAGGGTGCTCATCGTCCCAGGAAGCCCCACGACGCGCGACCAGACGTGCGACAGGACCCGAGTCGGTCCTGTCTGTTGGGTGTGGGAAGCTCTGGCCACGCCGAACCCCCCGCGTTACAGCCCAGGCCCGCCAGCCCGCCCGCGACCGCCGCGCGGGGTTTCACGGCCGAGCACAGGCCTCCACGGTCCTCTGGGCCGGCCGGTGTCCGCGGGGCGAGGTGGCCGCCGGACAGgccgccccaccccctccccctccggaGCGACGAGCTCGTCCGGGAGCCGGCTgccgcccgccgcccccggcCGCTCCGACCCGCCGGGCCGCTCCCCCCGAGTCCCGCGTCCCGAGGCCCGCGGTCCCCCAGTCTCCAAACTTCACTCCGCCCCCGCCAGCCCGCCCCTCCGCACCCCGACTGCTGTTTACCGTTGCTCGGCCAAGCTCAGGCCGGCCCGCCGCCGGCCCCCGTGCACCTCGGGGACATTACGACACTGAGCCGGGGGCTTCGCGAGGAAAACGGACGCACACGAAGACGGGATCATACAAAGGGCGGAGGAAGAAGGGGCGGCGGGCAGCGAGGGAAGCAGGCGCTGGAACGAAATGACACAGCAGCAGAACCGGTTCCCAGAAACCCGGGGCGACAGTCGGCTTCGCGGGCCACGCAAGGTGCGTGTCAACAGCCGCCGGAACCCTTCCTCCCGCCGGCCGCGAGGGGCGGACGGCCGGGTCAGGGCCGGCCCTGCCGGGTGACAGCCGCCCACCCGGGCGCCGGCGGGAAGAGGCCGGGCCGGgaggctccccccgccccctgcggCCCGAGGAGGCGGCGCGGCGGCCCCCAGCCCGCAGGTTCCCGCTCTTCCCCGCGCCCCGCCGGCCCGGGCTCCCGCAGGGGCGGTCCGGCGCCCTCCGCCCGCGCCACCACCCGCAGCGGGGGGCCGGCGTCCCCTTCCCGCCCGCCCAGaggtccccacccccagggctga